The genomic segment GTGCATTATCATACGGTCGTATATAAGCCCCATCATGCCTTTCATGCAAAGACTTACCCCTGCTCCTGAATGGGATTTGGCAACAGGAGCCGCAATAATGACATCTGCATTTAAAACATCTTTCATAATATCGGTTTTTGTCAAACTCTGACCTTTGGGAATATCTGTTTCTTTATACTGGGAAGAATTTGTTACCATGTGAACCATTTTATCATCAACGGGTCTGCATGAATCTGCAATTCCTGATTTTTCAAGGCATAATTCCTGGGGAGCCAAAGGATTATCCAGGATTGAGACCCTGGAAGCTCCTGCCTGCCTGCACATGACAGCAAGTTCTTTGACCACTTCAGGATGGGTGTTTGATGCTCTTTCAGGCCCTACCGGAAAGCTCATATTGGGTTTAATAATTACCCTGCTTCCTTTTTTGACAAACCTGGACATACCCCCCAGCAGTTCCACGGCAGCACGGGCAGCAGTCCCAGGACTTCCCTTGACTACTGCAATATCAGGCATTGGCTGTGCCATAAGCCATCCTGGCCTTATAATCCCTGATGATGCCAGGCAGAGCAGACCAGCTGCCTGATATTTTATAAATTTCCGGCGGTTTATAAGTTTAGCCATGATTTTCCCCCTTTTTGTTTAGAATTATAAAAATCAGTACTATCAAGTAGGATATTTCCTATACTGAATACATAAGCTGACCCATTGAAAAGATTTTTGTTTTATGAAATTATAATATCAACATTGAGATAATAAAACAATGTATTCATGG from the Desulfonema limicola genome contains:
- a CDS encoding DUF362 domain-containing protein, with the protein product MAKLINRRKFIKYQAAGLLCLASSGIIRPGWLMAQPMPDIAVVKGSPGTAARAAVELLGGMSRFVKKGSRVIIKPNMSFPVGPERASNTHPEVVKELAVMCRQAGASRVSILDNPLAPQELCLEKSGIADSCRPVDDKMVHMVTNSSQYKETDIPKGQSLTKTDIMKDVLNADVIIAAPVAKSHSGAGVSLCMKGMMGLIYDRMIMHRLDLHTGIVDLATVLKPDLALIDATRVLSTGGPGGPGKVLKMDTIIASTDMVAADAYAVSAFEWYGKQYKPSQVKHIREAHNRGIGRMDIENLDIKTITV